Below is a genomic region from Deltaproteobacteria bacterium.
TGAACTTCCTGGCGCACCCTCATATCCTTGAAATTCTCAGAGGCCGTCCATACATGGGAGAGGTCTGGGACTGCCAGGCGAGCCTGTGGAGCGGCCTCTATGTATCGTCCGGCAAGGTGCCTGCCAGTGCGGCATCCCGGTTGCACGGCGTGGAAGAGGTCTTTGTCTTTGGCCTTGCTGCCAGTGAAGTCTTGCGAGAAAACCTCGGCCGAATTCTGGGAAAGGCAGCCCACCGCATCCAGACGGTGCCGCCAGCTGCTGAAAAAATCCCGGCAACTGACTATCAGTGCCGGCAGCTGCAGGCCATTGGCATAGAAGCCATGCCGCCACCGCCGGCGGTCATTGCGCCTGCAGCTGAGGAAGTAAGCCGGGTAGCGGAATATATCAAGACCACTCTGGCAGCGCGCCAACGGTTGGTGCTCATTCATCCTGGAAGCGGCGGTCTGCAGAAACTCTGGCATCCTTCAGGGTGGCAAGCAGTTATTCGGGAGCTTTCCTCATATGCACAC
It encodes:
- a CDS encoding glycosyltransferase family 9 protein, coding for MTSLLIVHQGAIGDLILSLPAVEALHRSFPGALLNFLAHPHILEILRGRPYMGEVWDCQASLWSGLYVSSGKVPASAASRLHGVEEVFVFGLAASEVLRENLGRILGKAAHRIQTVPPAAEKIPATDYQCRQLQAIGIEAMPPPPAVIAPAAEEVSRVAEYIKTTLAARQRLVLIHPGSGGLQKLWHPSGWQAVIRELSSYAHLRLGLLWGPADRKIIGLLQPMLQQIHLLTMENWPLGRVAALLKKATLYLGNDSGITHLAAACGVPTIAIFGPTDPRIWGPRGPRVKIITRKEVSPAYESATHISLPSTEPPAETEQVLQQAEKWLGFH